The following coding sequences are from one Triticum aestivum cultivar Chinese Spring chromosome 5A, IWGSC CS RefSeq v2.1, whole genome shotgun sequence window:
- the LOC123107557 gene encoding purple acid phosphatase 15, whose amino-acid sequence MPSNTMWWGSLRLLLLLAAAVAAAAEPASTLTGPSRPVTVALRKDRGHAVDLPDTDPRVQRRATGWAPEQITVALSAAPTSAWVSWITGEFQMGGTVKPLNPGTVASVVRYGLAADSLVHEATGDALVYSQLYPFEGLQNYTSGIIHHVRLQGLEPATKYYYQCGDPGIPGAMSAVHAFRTMPAVGPRSYPGRIAVVGDLGLTYNTTSTVDHMVSNRPDLVLLVGDVCYANMYLTNGTGADCYSCAFGKSTPIHETYQPRWDYWGRYMEAVTSGTPMMVVEGNHEIEEQIGNKTFAAYRSRFAFPSTESGSFSPFYYSFDAGGIHFIMLAAYADYSRSGEQYRWLVKDLAKVDRAVTPWLVAGWHAPWYTTYKAHYREVECMRVAMEELLYSHGLDIAFTGHVHAYERSNRVFNYTLDPCGAVHISVGDGGNREKMATTHADEPGHCPDPRPKPNAFIGCFCAFNFTSGPAAGRFCWDRQPDYSAYRESSFGHGILEVKNETHALWRWHRNQDHYGSAGDEIYIVREPHRCLHKHNSTRPAHGRQNTTRESGG is encoded by the exons ATGCCAAGCAACACCATGTGGTGGGGGtcgctgcggctgctgctgctgctcgcggcggcggtggcggcggctgctgaGCCGGCGTCGACGCTCACCGGCCCGTCGCGGCCGGTGACGGTGGCGCTGCGGAAAGACAGGGGCCACGCGGTGGACCTGCCGGACACGGACCCCCGGGTGCAGCGCCGGGCCACGGGCTGGGCTCCCGAGCAGATCACCGTCGCGCTCTCCGCCGCTCCCACCTCTGCCTGGGTCTCCTGGATCACCG GCGAATTCCAGATGGGCGGCACCGTCAAGCCGCTGAACCCCGGCACGGTCGCCAGCGTCGTGCGCTACGGGCTCGCCGCCGATTCTTTGGTTCACGAGGCCACCGGCGACGCGCTCGTGTACAGCCAGCTCTACCCCTTCGAGGGCCTCCAGAACTACACCTCCGGCATCATCCACCACGTCCGCCTCCAAG GGCTTGAGCCTGCGACGAAGTACTACTACCAGTGCGGCGACCCGGGCATCCCGGGGGCGATGAGCGCCGTCCACGCGTTCCGGACGATGCCGGCGGTGGGGCCGCGGAGCTACCCGGGGAGGATCGCCGTGGTGGGAGACCTCGGGCTCACGTACAACACCACCTCGACCGTGGACCACATGGTCAGCAACCGGCCCGACCTGGTCCTCCTCGTCGGCGACGTGTGCTACGCCAACATGTACCTCACCAACGGCACCGGAGCGGACTGCTACTCGTGCGCGTTCGGCAAGTCGACGCCCATCCACGAGACGTACCAGCCGCGCTGGGACTACTGGGGAAGGTACATGGAGGCGGTGACGTCGGGCACGCCGATGATGGTGGTGGAAGGGAACCATGAGATAGAGGAGCAGATCGGCAACAAGACGTTCGCGGCCTACCGCTCCCGGTTCGCGTTCCCGTCGACGGAGAGCGGCTCCTTCTCCCCCTTCTACTACTCGTTCGACGCCGGCGGGATCCATTTCATCATGCTCGCCGCCTACGCCGATTACAGCAGGTCAGGGGAGCAGTACAGATGGCTGGTGAAGGACCTGGCGAAGGTGGACAGGGCGGTGACCCCCTGGCTGGTCGCCGGCTGGCACGCGCCATGGTACACCACCTACAAGGCTCACTACAGGGAGGTGGAGTGCATGAGAGTGGCCATGGAGGAGCTGCTCTACTCCCACGGCCTCGACATCGCCTTCACCGGCCAT GTGCACGCGTACGAGCGCTCCAACCGGGTGTTCAACTACACGCTGGACCCGTGCGGCGCGGTGCACATCTCGGTGGGCGACGGCGGGAACCGGGAGAAGATGGCCACCACCCACGCCGACGAGCCGGGGCACTGCCCGGACCCGCGGCCCAAGCCCAACGCCTTCATCGGCTGCTTCTGCGCCTTCAACTTCACGTCCGGCCCGGCCGCCGGCAGGTTCTGCTGGGACCGGCAGCCGGACTACAGCGCCTACCGGGAGAGCAGCTTCGGCCACGGCATCCTCGAG GTGAAGAACGAGACGCACGCTCTGTGGAGATGGCACAGGAACCAGGACCACTACGGAAGCGCCGGAGATGAGATTTACATTGTCCGGGAGCCGCACAGGTGCTTGCACAAGCACAACTCGACCAGGCCGGCACACGGTCGACAAAACACCACACGGGAATCGGGAGGTTAA